The nucleotide window AGAACTTCCAGACAGGCATGTTTTTCTACGTGAACATGGGTGGTTGCTATGATCTCACCTAAATGGAAATGTTGAAAATGTTGCAATTCATTGGTAACATCTCCCACATCATGATCGTAGATTATAGTCAGGGTTCCAACGATGTCTTCATCTTCACTTTCAATATGGGCTTCTATTATTGATTTACGGACAAGGTCACGGATAGCTTCCGATCTGTTGGTGTAACCCTTGACTTTAAGCAGTCTATCAAATTTTTCCAGGAGTTCTGGTTCAAAAGATACTCCCACTCTTTCTACAACCATATTAAACCCTCTTTTTCATTTTAATTACTTTTATCCTTATATTCACATAGTGCTACTCTCATTAAAAAGTTTGCTATCGGAAGGTTTTTATACCAAAACCCATAAAGGTAGCACGATCCTGGAATAGGTGCTACCAAACTTTTTATAATTTTCCAGGATCACACTTTTTAAACTTCATTAGCGGTGTTTTAATGGCAATCCATAAAATAACATATTCAAAGGAATTTAAAAGAGCAAATCTCCACAATTATGGGTGTAACTTCAGCTGTGACTGGTGTTTGTATAAACTGGAAGGCAGATCAAAACCGGAAAAATTCCTAAAACTTGATGAAATCAAAAAAGTACTATGTGAATTGGATATAGGACGTGCACATTTTGTAGGGGGAGAAATAACCACCTACTCTCAACTTTCTAAAATAACTGATTTTACAAAGAATGAACTGGGAGTTTATACCAAAATAGGTCACTCTAATGGTTTCAAACTACCTCCTGAGAGTATTGATGCTATTTCAGTGAGTATAAAAAGTTTTTCTGAGGATTTTTACCGGAAATTCACTGGCCAGTCCAATAAACCGGTCCTGAAAAATTTCAGTACTATTTATGAAAGGGGAGTTGAAGTTGATGCCAGTAGTGTTTATATCCCTGGATTGGTAGAAGCGGATGAAATCTCAAGTATTGCAAAATTCATTGCAGAACTGGATCCTGAAATAACTTACCATATAACTGGTTATGTCCCTGTACCGGGAGTTTCATGGCGTTCACCAACTTATGATGAAATCCTTAAAGGAAAAAGCGCTGCAGAAGAATATTTAGAGAATGTTAATCTTTCCTGGTTCCCATCATCTGATGAATATGTTAAAATGATTCAGAAAAACCCTGAATATCAAAAAATTACGGTAGCTTAACATACTTTGCTTAAAATTAATTTACTTTAATAGTTTAAAAAAAATAAGAAAGGATAAATGGAGAATAACTATTTGATTTCACAAATTTATCCTTCAACTGGTTTTTTACTTCCTGAAATTCTGCCTTTAAGTCCCAGTGATAGAATGGTTAATATAACATAAGTCACTGCCAGATAGAGGTAAACATGACGGAATGAAGCAGCACCAGAAGCAGTAAAGTCCAGGGCTGAGGCTAAAATTGCCCCACCTAAAAGTGAACCGGTGTTCAGGAGTATATTAAGGAGTGCCTGGCCTGATGCTCTTTCTGATTTTCCAGTTTCATCCAGGAAAATATAGTAAAGGGCGTTACCAACTATGGATGCATTCCCAATACCGATTAGTACCAATGAAAATGCGAATACGTACAGGTTGGATGAGTAGCTCAGGATCAGCATTCCAATGGCTGTTAGGGCTCCGCCCACTACCATGATTGGTTTGGCTCCTGTTTTATCCAGGAGTTTACCCACCACTGGTGTGGTTATAAGGGATGCAATGGTCATTGGTAGTATCATGTACGCTGCTGCTGAATAACTGAGGTTGAAAGCCATGGATGCGTAGGTAGAAAAGTAGTAAGTTCCAGCCATGGCCAGGTAACCCACCAGGGTAACCACACTGGCAATCAGGGTGTCTTTTCTTTTTAAAAGACCAATGGGAAGAATGGGCTCTAGGGCTTTTCTTTCCACCCACCAGAATCCAATAAGGGCCAGGATGAATATGCCTAGTGTATAATATTGAGTGGTTGCTAATGCATCTCCACTGAGATTGAATATGAAGTAAGCAATGGATGCAATGGCTACTCCCAGGAAGGTCATACCCTTCCAGTCAAAGCTAGCATATTTTTCAGTGGTTTTACTTGCAGGTAAAAGGTAGTAACCCAGGAGAACCACCAGGGCTGCCACGGGTATGTTTATTATGAAAACCCAGTGCCATCCAAAACTCACCAGGAAACCAGATATTGCAGGCCCTAAAGCATATACCAGGGCTATTATAACTCCAAAAACACCCAGTATTGTACCACGGGTTTCATCAAAGTAATCTCCAATGATTGTGATGGCCAGTACTGATAAAACTGCACCTATCCCCTGCAATGCTCTTCCAATAAGTAACATTTCAAAGGACTGGGAAAACGCCACGGTTAATGTTCCAATTAAGAATAAAACTGCGTTTAAAATGTATATATTTTTTCGACCATATTTGTCGGATAGTTTAGCCATTATCGGAGTTGCCAGTAGTAAAAACAGGATTTCCATGTTGAATATCCAGGTTATAACGCTCTCGTTAACTCCGAAGGATTTCTGTATTGATTCCAGAATAGGACTGATGGTTGAACCATCTATTGCAATCAAAATAGCTCCTGTGAAAATAACTGCCAGTATTCTTGTTCTTAAGTTATCAAACATTTTTTATCTCCCCATGAAATTAATGTAATCATTCATAAATAAATATTTTTAATTAAGTATTACTAATATGGGGGTTTTCTGGAGAATGTAATAATGGGCACTACTAAAAAAGTATACTTAATTGGAATGGTTTAAAACTTACGTAAAACAGTTTAAAACTTAATTAAAATAGTTCAAACTTACTTAGAATAGTTCAAACTTAATTTATGCATTACAATGGTTTTGTCTAAAATAATAAAAAGGAGAAAAGAGACATTAAAAATTGTATTTGGGGACCTCAACAAGGATTTTCTGTATTTTTATTAAATTTTAATTCCTCTTCTTTTGGAATGAAAAATTTATCTTTTTCAATAAAAATATCATTCTCATCAAAACTTATACGGAAATTTTCATGACAAAGCCCTAATTCTTTCAGGGAACTTCGAATAACTGCTAGATTAGATACACTGTATGGAAAATTAGTCCAAACCATATTAGCACCGTCATCTAATTTTTTTTCCATTCTTTCTAATTCTTTCATGACTGTTATTTTTTCAATGGATTTATTTCGCATCTTGACACCTATTGAAATACCTAAATGAAATGTTTTTTCGTTTTTGAAATTCTGGAAAATATATGAAAATAGATTATAGGGGGCATCAGTGTGGATAGGATACATTTGAGCAGATTAAATAAAATTTGATGCCCCATATAATGTTGCCAGAAGGGATCTGATGTGATCCCTGCTGGAGACGTCTTGCAGGAGGAAAATGGCAAGTTCATCGATTAATACAAAAACACCTCTCATCACCCTTGAAGTAATAATTTATTTGGTGTTATTCGTACAATCAATGCATGGGACTCGCTCTTATTTAAGACTTTCTATTTGTTTTTTATTATTACTATGCTGTGCCATTTAGGGGTTGATGTATTAAAAAATGTAATAGATCGTATCATTGGGGTGGATCGTATCATTGGGGTATGATCAGTTTATGGGGGTTGATTGAAAATAAAAAACTTTGAAAATAAATATCATCAGGGATCTGAAAATGTATTTCAAAGTTTGTATTGGTGGATAGTCAGATCCCTGACCCTCGCCATGTGGCAAAACAATGGGAGTTGAAATGGTTGTAGACTATTATCAGTTAGTTGATCTGGTATAAATAATTAATCATTGTATAAAATAATGTATTACTAAATAAATCCGGATATCTTGATTTTATGTTTTAGGAGCAAATTGACCAGATGATTCAGAAGACCATCTGAAATACACTTCCCAGTAAGGATATTATAGTCACAACCGACTCGGGACCCATAAATATTGAATTATAATCCAAAAAGATCCCACCCTCTGAAATACCATAAAAATACGCTGCTATTTATGTAAAAATGGTGAAATTTTAATATTATGGTAGTTTTACCATAATCTGTAATTACAAAATAATGATATTTATAATTTTTTCAAATAGCTAAGACTCACATAAAGTAATGAACATCATTCTATTCAACTGGTTCAAATAAATTCTTCATACCCCTTTTAGAGGATAGGTACTCCCTGTGTTTAGGTTCACAGATATATAGCAAAAATTCATTATAACTAGTGACAATCCCCATTACCCTGCTGTTGGTGCTTTGTAACTATTCTCTGGACTTCCAAACTTAAATCTTAAAAGTACCAGTGCAAATACTCCCAGAATCACACAGCTCAGGGTGTTAACCAGGATGGCATCGTTGGAATAGGCAATGTATACTGCAACAACAGCCGCCAGTTTATTGTTGATCAGGTGTGTTATTACTGCTATCCAGATACTCCCGGTCTTTTAGCACTGCGTAGCTTAAGATAATGCCAAAGATGATGGTGAATAGTGTCATCAGGGCATTGCCTAGAATGGGTTGACTTGGGAAATTGTATCCCATGGCATTCATGGGGTAATGCCAGATGCCCCATATAATTCCCAGTACCAGAACACCTTTATATCCACCTAGAAGTTGGAATAACCTGTTCTGAATGTACACTATCCATCCCAGTTCGTCCCCGAAGTAGAGGGTCCAGGCTGACAAAGTAAGTAAAGGACGAAGTAGGATGCCAGTGTTATTAAAAACTCATAGAGGTTAAAATCAGCCACAGGCAAACCAGATCCAGTTAAATAGAGGATAACCGATTCAAGGATAAGTATACCTAAAATAATCAATGGCAAAATAAGGTAGTATTTACGATTGCAACCGAAGGATAGTTTTGAAGCAGACAGACCTTCCCGTGTCTTCTTTTTCAGATTCAACAGGATTACAATTAACATTCCAACAATTGCAATGATGGTTGAAAGAACAGGCAGGTTCATCACACTCCCCATAACTGGTCCGCAGTAGTTTTCATAGGCGAATAGAACTGCGTATAGGAGGAAAAATGTGAAATACTATTTTAACTTCCCTGGTGAGGGCGCTGGATTTGAAGTAGATCATGCAGATAATGGCACTGGTTGCAGGTATGAACATGCTCACTGCCAGGGTGGTACTCCATACAGTTGATGGTGGAGATGGTATGTAACCAGCAATGTGATAAATATAAAACTGAAGAAGATAGGTTGCAATAAATGTAATGGTTAAAAACGTGACTAATTCTTTTTTTAACTGTTCCCTGTTGATTAGATTCTCCAAATAAAGCCTCCCATTTTTATTAATAGTTTTACCATGAAAATCTGTCTCTTCTATTATTAAATATGTGACTTCAAATCTTGACATTTTTGAAATTAGGGGGTTTTTGATACTTTATCCTTGTTTTTGTATCCATTTCTTGATTTTTAGAGATAGATGAATATTTTTAAAATTGAAGTTGCGAGAAAAGAATTAAAAAAAATACTAAGATTACTTTTTTTAAACTTATAAGTTACCATCTATCGAGAGAATATACGTCCTAGAAAGAAAATCACAAGAACTGCCACAATAATGGAATTATCGAAACAAAAAAAATAGAATTTAATTAAATAAATTACAATACATAATAACTAAACCATAGTTCTGAATATACTGAACATTGCTTGAGTTAATAAATACATTATAAATATTAAATTCATGAAAAGAAGGTTTAAAAAGTTTTAATTTAAAGTTTTAAACTGAAATAGAATTTTATTTAAGTGGAGATTGGTATTATTAAAAACAAAAAAGTGGTAGTAACGGGAGGACTGGGATTTATAGGATCCCACATAGTGGAAGAACTATACCCTGATAATCAGGTTTTCATAGTGGATAATGAAGCCACAGGTAAACACGAAAATATTGAAAACTTCCATCTTGACCAAATAAGCTTAATAATGGGAGACATAACTGCCATTAACCTCCACGAAATTTTTGAAGGTGCAGATTACGTGTTGCACCAAGCAGCATTACCCAGCGTACCTAGAAGTGTACAAAATCCATTAAAATCCAACGAAACAAACGTTACCGGGACCCTGAAGGTTCTCATTGCAGCCCGTGATTGTGATGTGAAGAAGGTGGTTTGTGCATCCTCATCATCAGTGTATGGTGATACACCAGTACTGCCAAAGGTTGAAACCATGCCGTTAAACCCCAAATCTCCCTATGCCACAACCAAAGCCACAGGCGAGCTGTACTGTCAGAATTTCAAAGATATTTATGGTTTGGATACTGTCTGTCTGCGCTATTTCAATGTATTTGGACAAAGGCAGGATCCTAACTCCCAGTATGCAGCGGTAATTCCCAAATTTATAACTTCAATTATGAATGGAGAGTCTCCAGTTATATTTGGTGACGGTGAGCAGAGCCGGGATTTCACTTACGTGAAGAACGTGGTTCAGGCCAATATCCTTGCTTGTGAAACAGACATGCAAGGAGTTTACAATGTAGCCTGCGGTAGGAGAACCACTCTCAATGAACTGGTGGATATGATGGGTGAACTGTTAGATGTGAATGTTAATCCGGAATACACTGACCCCAGAGCAGGAGATGTAAAACACTCCCTGGCGGATATCAATAAAATAACAGCTCAGGGATTCAGGCCCAGTGATGATTTCAAAAAGGATTTGGAGAAAGTTGTCTATTCTTATACAACAAAAGAATAATGAAAAAAATTTTCAATAAATGTCTAATCAAAAGAAATACACAGTCAAGTTAAAAGAAGGTCTGTTAAAATTGAAAATAAATTTAATATGGAGTTAATAGTAGTTGTTTACTGCTCCCACTCCACTGTAATGGAATCCCATTTCCCTTAATTTCTCAGGGTCATATATACGTCTAGCATCTATGATAATAGGGATTTTCATTAGGTTTTTTACTTTTTGAAAGTCGAGAGCCATGAATTCTTGGTGGGCAGTCATGAGCACCATGGCATCAGCTTCTTCCAGTGCCGTGTATATATCACTTTCCAGTGTACCATAAACTGCTGTTTCTTCAATGTAAGGGTCCACTATGCTAACTATGGCCTGATTATGCTCTAGTTCATGTATAAGCTCTACAGATGGTGATTCTCGAGCATCACCCACGTTCTCCTTGTAAGATAAACCCAATACTACTATTTTTGAGTTTTTAACTGGTTTTTCATTGTCATTAAGGGCATCATTGATAAGACCAAAAACATGTCTTGGCATGTAATCATTGATTGTGCGACCTGCAGCTATAACTTTAGAGTGGTATCCTAGTTCTTTAGCCTTTTTAACCAAGTAATATGGATCTACTGGTAGACAATGTCCACCTACTCCACCACCAGGGTAGTAGGTATTGAAGTTCCATTTGGTACTGGCACCTTCAATAACTTCCATAACATCAATGCCTATTTTCTCAAAGATCATGGCCAGTTCATTCATAAGGGCAATATTCAGGTCACGTTGAGTGTTTTCAATAATTTTAGCAGCTTCGGCAGTTTTAATATTACGTAGAACTGTTATTTTTTTGTCGATGATGAACTGGTAAAGTTCATGGGTAATTTTAGCCCATTCTGGAGTTATACCTCCAATTACACGAGCTACTTTCTCAAGGGAATGTGCATCATCACCAGGGTTGTAACGTTCAGGACAATATGCCAAACCAAAATCAACACCAGCTTTAAGTCCTTGAGATTCCAGGATAGGTTGCAGAGTTTCCTCAGTCACACCCGGATAAACAGTGGACTCCAGTACAATCAATTTACCTTTATCCAACCCTTTAACTATATCTTTACCAGCAGATTCTATGTAAGATAAGTCAGGATCTTTAGATGAAGTTAGGGGTGTTGGTACGACAAGTAAAATAATATCAGATCTTCGAGTAGCAATGGGAAGGTTTGATGTAGCGATAAGTTTTTTATCTTGAACAACTTTAAGAAGTCTTTTGTCCAAACTAAGTTCTCCTAAAGGTGAAACCCCCTTATTTATCAGGTTAAGTTTATTTTCATTAATATCTACTCCAATTACATTAAAGCCATTTTCTGCAAAGAATATGGCTGTGGGGAGGCCAACATAACCCAATCCCACAACACAAATGGTTGATTCCTTTTTTTTAATCTTCTTTAATATTGTTTGATACATTCTGCACCCTAATTATTATTTAATAAATTCATATTTTAACATATATATTAACATATATATTATAACACTAAATTTGAACCTAATTTAATATTATTTTTGATTTAAATTTTATTTCTTAAATTCTCCTTATTCTATTTAATATTAATTTATATTTTATGGAATATGATTTCATGTTTAAAATATTATTTTGAGGCACAAATATTGCATTAATTGAGTTTTAAGGTTAAATTATTAAAATAAATTAGTTTACCCTGATAATTTTCCATATTTATGAAAAATAAGACAACAATGCGCAAATAAGAGATTTCATAAAATCTAAAAACGTTACAATGCATTATAAACAGAACAATTAACCCTTTTAAATTCTCTTTGATATTTAAATTTAAGCTGTTTAAACAAGTTATCACATCTTAAATTCATTAATTATCGTTTTTGTATTAAAAAAACTATTATATTGTGTTTAAACTACTAATATGATGTTTAACAAAATTTAATAAGTTTTATCTCCTCAATTAAGTTTAAAACTCTATTTTTATATAGTTGTTAGTTTATTTTTCTTAAAAAATATTACTAATCATCAAAAAATGAACCAATTAGTAATACATATAATCACAATAATAATAGTACTTTTATATGATAACTATTATACCTATCCGTAGAAAAGTTAAAAAAATTGATACTTATTACAAATAAAGTAGTATTTCCGGAAAGAGGGTAAATTCTTGAAATAAGTTATCAATTGGGAGGTAATGTTGAGACCAATATTGAAAAATTTAAAGGAGGAACAAAGTGAAAATGGGGAATAATTGCTTGAATATTAAAAAAATCCAGATTAAACTCTTTATTTCAAATCAATTCATAATTTACTACAAATAAGGTAGAAAAAATGAAGGAAAATATAAAATCCCACAAACAATTAAAAAAGAAAGTATTATTTTTTTCTCTTACTATAATTTTTGCTCTGGTTGCTTGTGGTGCTGTATCAGCAGATGAGTATATTGGTGGTCAAAACCTCACCACAGTACAAAACGGAACTGTGAGCGGAGGAGTTTACGTAGAAGCCCCACAATACACCAACAGCACCAATCTCGATGAGCATACATTTAACCTGCCAGAAGGTGCATCAGATGATGTTCAATGGGCTAGGTTGTATGTTACGGTATATGCACTGAACCAGCAAACAGACTACGGTTTCTGCGCCACCAACCAATTCGATGGAAATGGAGACGGTACATATGAAACCACTTGGACCGAAACCGACCACGCACCCTATCATTTCTTAGTGGAGCAGAATCATGATGGTTTCACTGGCAATGACAACACGGCATATGGTGGAGGTGAACACGACTCATATAAAATCATCAACAACCACACCATCAGAGTAACCAGCGACTACTTCATGTGGTACGATGTTACTGACCAAATAACCAGTGACACCGTCAAAGTGAAAGTGAACACCACCGGATCACCCTGTGACGGTCGAATAAAAATGATGACACTCATTGTTGCTTACAACGATGGCGACAACGACCAGATCATGTACTGGGTAAACCAGGGACAGGACGTTACCAGCTACTTAACCGAGGATAATTTCGGAACTGTGGCAGTAGGTTCAACCACGTTCAACACCAGCAGCATAACCGGAACAGTAGAATCCGCCAACCTTACCGTGAATTACCTGGCCAGCAACAATGGATACTACGGATTCCCAACAGCAGAAAACAACTTCGAAATAACCGGAGACAATCCTCCGGTAGACGGAACATTCACCAACTCAGCACTAGACCGCACACCAGACGCACAAGGCGCATACGCAGGTGTCGACAGTTGGAACGTCACCCCATACATCAACGGAACCAACGACGTAACCCTAGGATACAGCAGATACTTCCCAGGAACTGGAACTGCAGGCTACTATAAAATACCACTGGCCATATTAACCGTAAACCTCGCCAATTCTATTGAAACACCAGTATCCAACTTCACTGCAAACAGCACCAGTGGAACAACACCACTAACCGTAAAATTCACCGACATATCAACCAACAACCCCACCAGTTGGGCCTGGAACTTTGGAGATGGCACAACCTCCACTGAACAAAACCCCACACACACCTACACCAACACCGGAAACTACACTGTAAAACTCACAGCCATCAATACAAGCGGAAGCAACACAGAAACCAAAAACAACTACATCACAGCCAATCCACCAGTTACAACACCAGTATCCAACTTCACTGCAAACAGCACCAGTGGAACAACACCACTAACCGTAAAATTCACCGACACATCAACCAACAACCCCACTAGCTGGGCCTGGAACTTTGGAGATGGCACAACCTCCACTGAACAAAACCCCACACACACCTACACCTACACCGGAAACTACACAGTAAGTCTAACAACCACCAACACTGGCGGAAGTGACACAGAGGTGAAAACGGATTATATTCATATAGTTAACTCATCATCCCAGTGTGATTTGACCATTACTGGCTTGGTTAACCCTGTTCCAGCAGGTGCAGTTTTTGCAGGTCAAAACAACACAGTCACAGTTACAGGCATTAAAAACCAGGGAACTGACACTGCCACAAACATCCCAGTTTATATCTACGCCAGTGATGTGAATGGTGGAACAACACCAGTAGCCTCTACAACCATTGCATCCCTTGCAGCAGGGGCAACAACTACTATTACTATAGTCGACCCCACCATCAGACCAATAACTGCAGATACAGTCTATGGATCCAGTAATGTAGCCAAAATAACTTACATCGCAGTAATAGATCCATACAATACTATCCTAGAAACCAACAAAACCAATAATAACAAAACTAGTCCACTTAAATCAGTTCTATACAACGGGTATGGTGGTCAGGGACTGTACGAGTACAATGGGACCGATATAAACACAAAATACACCTATGATATCCGTGGGGACATTGTGTACCACACTCAACCAGAAAGTGCCTACAAAGGA belongs to uncultured Methanobacterium sp. and includes:
- the nikR gene encoding nickel-responsive transcriptional regulator NikR; this encodes MVVERVGVSFEPELLEKFDRLLKVKGYTNRSEAIRDLVRKSIIEAHIESEDEDIVGTLTIIYDHDVGDVTNELQHFQHFHLGEIIATTHVHVEKHACLEVLVVKGKSKSIQKLTDHIKAIKGVKHGELVITKSTV
- a CDS encoding radical SAM protein, with protein sequence MAIHKITYSKEFKRANLHNYGCNFSCDWCLYKLEGRSKPEKFLKLDEIKKVLCELDIGRAHFVGGEITTYSQLSKITDFTKNELGVYTKIGHSNGFKLPPESIDAISVSIKSFSEDFYRKFTGQSNKPVLKNFSTIYERGVEVDASSVYIPGLVEADEISSIAKFIAELDPEITYHITGYVPVPGVSWRSPTYDEILKGKSAAEEYLENVNLSWFPSSDEYVKMIQKNPEYQKITVA
- a CDS encoding MFS transporter; the encoded protein is MFDNLRTRILAVIFTGAILIAIDGSTISPILESIQKSFGVNESVITWIFNMEILFLLLATPIMAKLSDKYGRKNIYILNAVLFLIGTLTVAFSQSFEMLLIGRALQGIGAVLSVLAITIIGDYFDETRGTILGVFGVIIALVYALGPAISGFLVSFGWHWVFIINIPVAALVVLLGYYLLPASKTTEKYASFDWKGMTFLGVAIASIAYFIFNLSGDALATTQYYTLGIFILALIGFWWVERKALEPILPIGLLKRKDTLIASVVTLVGYLAMAGTYYFSTYASMAFNLSYSAAAYMILPMTIASLITTPVVGKLLDKTGAKPIMVVGGALTAIGMLILSYSSNLYVFAFSLVLIGIGNASIVGNALYYIFLDETGKSERASGQALLNILLNTGSLLGGAILASALDFTASGAASFRHVYLYLAVTYVILTILSLGLKGRISGSKKPVEG
- a CDS encoding CPBP family intramembrane glutamic endopeptidase is translated as MYIQNRLFQLLGGYKGVLVLGIIWGIWHYPMNAMGYNFPSQPILGNALMTLFTIIFGIILSYAVLKDREYLDSSNNTPDQQ
- a CDS encoding SDR family oxidoreductase, with amino-acid sequence MGIIKNKKVVVTGGLGFIGSHIVEELYPDNQVFIVDNEATGKHENIENFHLDQISLIMGDITAINLHEIFEGADYVLHQAALPSVPRSVQNPLKSNETNVTGTLKVLIAARDCDVKKVVCASSSSVYGDTPVLPKVETMPLNPKSPYATTKATGELYCQNFKDIYGLDTVCLRYFNVFGQRQDPNSQYAAVIPKFITSIMNGESPVIFGDGEQSRDFTYVKNVVQANILACETDMQGVYNVACGRRTTLNELVDMMGELLDVNVNPEYTDPRAGDVKHSLADINKITAQGFRPSDDFKKDLEKVVYSYTTKE
- a CDS encoding nucleotide sugar dehydrogenase; protein product: MYQTILKKIKKKESTICVVGLGYVGLPTAIFFAENGFNVIGVDINENKLNLINKGVSPLGELSLDKRLLKVVQDKKLIATSNLPIATRRSDIILLVVPTPLTSSKDPDLSYIESAGKDIVKGLDKGKLIVLESTVYPGVTEETLQPILESQGLKAGVDFGLAYCPERYNPGDDAHSLEKVARVIGGITPEWAKITHELYQFIIDKKITVLRNIKTAEAAKIIENTQRDLNIALMNELAMIFEKIGIDVMEVIEGASTKWNFNTYYPGGGVGGHCLPVDPYYLVKKAKELGYHSKVIAAGRTINDYMPRHVFGLINDALNDNEKPVKNSKIVVLGLSYKENVGDARESPSVELIHELEHNQAIVSIVDPYIEETAVYGTLESDIYTALEEADAMVLMTAHQEFMALDFQKVKNLMKIPIIIDARRIYDPEKLREMGFHYSGVGAVNNYY